One Cuculus canorus isolate bCucCan1 chromosome 1, bCucCan1.pri, whole genome shotgun sequence DNA segment encodes these proteins:
- the CHD4 gene encoding chromodomain-helicase-DNA-binding protein 4 isoform X2 — protein MASGIGSPSPCSGGSDDDDMEILLNNAIPQHPGLQSLQGTQPEEEPEEELLSEAETPKIKKKKKPKKLKEPKVPKLSKRQKKELGDSSGEGNEFVEEEEEVLRSDSEGSDYTPGKKKKKKLGPKKEKKSKAKRKEEEEEEEEDDDSKEPKSSAQLLEDWGMEDIDHIFTEEDYRTLTNYKAFSQFVRPLIAAKNPKIAVSKMMMVLGAKWREFSTNNPFKGSSGASVAAAAAAAVAVVESMVTNVDAVLPQPPVDVPLRKAKTKEGKGPNARRKPKAGPRIPDIKKPKTKKVAPLKIKLGGFGSKRKRSSSEDDDLDVESDFDDASINSYSVSDGSTSRSSRCRKKLKAGKKKKKGEDDSTVAVDGYETDHQDYCEVCQQGGEIILCDTCPRAYHMVCLDPDMEKAPEGKWSCPHCEKEGIQWEAKEDNSEGEEILEDVVGDAEEEDDHHMEFCRVCKDGGELLCCDACPSSYHIHCLNPPLPEIPNGEWLCPRCTCPALKGKVQKILIWKWGQPPVGPPPPRPPDADPNAPPPKPLEGRPERQFFVKWQGMSYWHCSWVSELQLELHCQVMFRNYQRKNDMDEPPSGDFGGEEEKSRKRKNKDPKYAEMEERFYRYGIKPEWMMIHRILNHSVDKKGNVHYLIKWRDLPYDQASWESEDVDIQDYDLYKQAYWNHRELMRGEEGRPGKKLKKVKMRKLERPPETPTVDPTVKYDRQPEYLDVTGGTLHPYQLEGLNWLRFSWAQGTDTILADEMGLGKTVQTAVFLYSLYKEGHSKGPFLVSAPLSTIINWEREFEMWAPDMYVVTYVGDKDSRAIIRENEFTFEDNAIRGGKKASRMKKEAAVKFHVLLTSYELITIDMAILGSIDWACLIVDEAHRLKNNQSKFFRVLNGYSLQHKLLLTGTPLQNNLEELFHLLNFLTPERFHNLEGFLEEFADIAKEDQIKKLHDMLGPHMLRRLKADVFKNMPSKTELIVRVELSPMQKKYYKYILTRNFEALNARGGGNQVSLLNVVMDLKKCCNHPYLFPVAAMEAPKMPNGMYDGSALIRASGKLLLLQKMLKNLKEGGHRVLIFSQMTKMLDLLEDFLEHEGYKYERIDGGITGNMRQEAIDRFNAPGAQQFCFLLSTRAGGLGINLATADTVIIYDSDWNPHNDIQAFSRAHRIGQNKKVMIYRFVTRASVEERITQVAKKKMMLTHLVVRPGLGSKTGSMSKQELDDILKFGTEELFKDEATEGGDNKEGEDSSVIHYDDKAIERLLDRNQDETEDTELQGMNEYLSSFKVAQYVVREEEMGEEEEVEREIIKQEESVDPDYWEKLLRHHYEQQQEDLARNLGKGKRIRKQVNYNDGSQEDRGSRTVFLSDWQDDQSDNQSDYSVASEEGDEDFDERSEAARRPSRKGLRNDKDKPLPPLLARVGGNIEVLGFNARQRKAFLNAIMRYGMPPQDAFTTQWLVRDLRGKSEKEFKAYVSLFMRHLCEPGADGAETFADGVPREGLSRQHVLTRIGVMSLIRKKVQEFEHVNGRWSMPELAEIEENKKLSQPSSPSPKTPTPSTPGDTQPNTPAPIPLPEEGVKVEEGATAKEQGESSEPEKELSASATETDVPMECAQPVETPPQEAKSPVNTTEGDEKKVEDSEVKERPDEPMEVEGKGDVEKVEDRAPVENPSEPPVITLDEKDEKKDDDKRDVVMLQNGEMLKESVDERHKKAVKQRFMFNIADGGFTELHSLWQNEERAATVTKKTYEIWHRRHDYWLLAGIINHGYARWQDIQNDPRYAILNEPFKGEMNRGNFLEIKNKFLARRFKLLEQALVIEEQLRRAAYLNMSEDPSHPSMALNTRFAEVECLAESHQHLSKESMAGNKPANAVLHKVLKQLEELLSDMKADVTRLPATIARIPPVAVRLQMSERNILSRLANRSSEPPPPPPPQQVAQQQ, from the exons ATGGCGTCGGGCATCGGATCTCCATCACCGTGCTCAGGGGGCAGCGATGATGATGACATGGAGATCCTTTTGAACAACGCaatcccccagcacccaggtCTGCAGAGCCTGCAGGGCACAC AGCCTGAAGAAGAGCCAGAAGAAGAGCTTCTGTCAGAGGCTGAGACACCCAAAatcaagaagaagaagaagccCAAGAAACTAAAGGAACCCAAAGTGCCCAAGCTCAGCAAGCGTCAGAAGAAGGAG ctgggGGACAGCTCTGGTGAGGGGAATGAATttgtggaggaagaggaggaggttctGCGCTCTGACAGTGAGGGCAGTGACTACACtcctgggaagaagaaaaagaagaaattagggcccaagaaggaaaagaaaagcaaagccaagcgcaaggaggaggaggaggaagaggaagaagatgatgaCTCAAAG GAGCCGAAGTCATCTGCTCAGCTCCTGGAAGACTGGGGCATGGAGGATATTGATCATATCTTCACAGAGGAGGATTACCGCACTCTCACCAATTACAAAGCCTTCAGCCAGTTTGTCAG GCCACTTATTGCAGCCAAGAACCCTAAAATAGCAGTGTCGAAGATGATGATGGTACTGGGAGCCAAATGGAGGGAGTTTAGCACAAACAACCCCTTCAAGGGAAGTTCAGGTGCATcagtggcagctgctgcagctgcagctgttgCAGTAGTGGAGAGTATGGTGACAAATGTGGATGCTGTCCTGCCTCAGCCTCCTGTAGATGTGCCACTCAGGAAAGCCAAGACAAAAGAGGGCAAAG GACCCAATGCCCGGCGGAAGCCAAAGGCTGGTCCTCGTATTCCTGATATCAAGAAACCTAAAACAAAGAAGGTGGCACCTTTGAAAATCAAATTGGGAGGATTTGGTTCCAAGCGCAAAAGATCATCA AGTGAAGATGATGATCTGGATGTGGAGTCAGACTTCGATGATGCCAGCATCAACAGCTACTCTGTGTCAGATGGATCGACAAGCCGTAGTAGCCGCTGTCGCAAAAAACTCaaagctgggaaaaagaaaaagaagg GTGAGGACGACTCCACAGTGGCTGTGGATGGCTATGAGACAGATCACCAGGACTACTGTGAGGTGtgccagcagggaggagaaattATACTGTGCGATACCTGCCCTCGTGCCTACCACATGGTTTGCCTGGACCCAGACATGGAGAAAGCCCCAGAGGGCAAATGGAGTTGCCCGCACTGT GAAAAAGAGGGCATTCAATGGGAAGCAAAGGAGGATAACTCTGAAGGTGAGGAGATCCTagaggatgttgtgggggatgctgaggaggaggatgacCACCATATGGAGTTCTGTAGAGTCTGCAAGGATGGCggagagctgctgtgctgtgatgCCTGTCCTTCGTCCTATCACATCCACTGCCTGAATCCCCCGTTGCCAGAGATTCCCAACGGAGAGTGGCTGTGTCCTCGCTGCACT TGCCCAGCTTTGAAAGGAAAGGTGCAGAAGATCTTGATCTGGAAATGGGGTCAGCCCCCTGTTGGCCCACCACCACCACGTCCACCTGATGCAGACCCTAATGCTCCTCCCCCTAAGCCTCTGGAGGGTCGGCCTGAAAGGCAGTTCTTTGTCAAGTGGCAGGGCATGTCCTACTGGCACTGCTCTTGGGTGTCAGAGTTGCAG ctggagctgcacTGCCAGGTCATGTTTCGAAACTACCAACGCAAAAATGATATGGATGAGCCACCCTCAGGGGACtttggaggggaagaggagaagagccgaaagagaaagaacaaggaCCCCAAATATGCTGAGATGGAGGAGCGCTTCTATCGATATGGGATCAAGCCTGAGTGGATGATGATCCACAGGATCCTTAATCATAG TGTGGATAAGAAGGGCAATGTCCACTATCTGATTAAATGGAGAGACCTACCATATGACCAGGCGTCCTGGGAAAGCGAAGACGTGGATATCCAAGATTATGATCTCTACAAGCAAGCCTACTGGAATCACAG GGAGCTGATGAGAGGTGAAGAGGGCAGACCTGGTAAGAAGTTAAAGAAAGTGAAGATGCGGAAACTGGAAAGGCCTCCTGAGACTCCCACAGTAGAT CCAACAGTGAAATATGACCGGCAACCAGAGTACCTTGATGTAACAGGGGGCACTTTGCATCCTTACCAACTGGAAGGACTGAACTGGCTGCGCTTCTCTTGGGCTCAGGGCACAGATACAATCTTGGCTGATGAAATGGGTCTGGGAAAGACCGTGCAGACAGCAGTGTTCTTGTATTCTTTATACAAAGAG GGCCACTCAAAGGGTCCCTTCTTGGTGAGTGCCCCGCTGTCCACAATCATCAACTGGGAACGAGAATTTGAGATGTGGGCCCCGGATATGTATGTGGTGACCTATGTCGGGGACAAAGACAGCCGGGCCATCATCCGTGAGAATGAGTTCACTTTTGAGGATAACGCTATACGTGGAGGCAAAAAAGCATCCAGAATGAAG aagGAGGCTGCTGTGAAGTTCCACGTGCTCCTTACCTCCTATGAACTGATCACAATCGATATGGCCATACTAGGCTCTATTGACTGGGCCTGCCTCATTGTAGATGAAGCTCACAGGCTGAAGAACAACCAGTCTAAG TTCTTCCGTGTGCTGAATGGTTACTCCCTCCAGCACAAGCTGCTGCTTACAGGAACTCCCCTGCAGAACAACCTGGAAGAACTGTTCCACTTGCTGAACTTCCTGACACCGGAGAGATTCCA taactTGGAGGGCTTCCTAGAAGAGTTTGCAGATATTGCCAAGGAAGATCAGATCAAGAAGCTGCACGACATGCTGGGCCCACACATGCTGAGGCGTCTCAAAGCTGATGTCTTCAAGAACATGCCATCTAAGACTGAACTCATTGTCAGAGTGGAGTTGAGCCCTATGCAGAA gaaatattataaatacattttgacAAGGAACTTTGAGGCACTGAATGCACGGGGTGGTGGTAACCAAGTCTCCTTGCTCAATGTTGTTATGGATCTCAAGAAGTGCTGTAACCACCCCTACCTCTTCCCGGTGGCTGCTATG gaAGCTCCAAAAATGCCAAATGGCATGTATGATGGTAGTGCACTTATTCGAGCCTCTGGAAAGCTGTTATTGCTGCAGAAGATGTTAAAGAACCTTAAGGAAGGAGGACACAGGGTGCTCATATTCTCTCAG ATGACTAAAATGTTGGACCTTTTAGAAGACTTCTTGGAACATGAAGGCTACAAATATGAGAGGATTGATGGAGGAATCACAGGGAACATGCGTCAGGAGGCTATTGATCGTTTCAATG CTCCTGGTGCTcagcagttttgctttctgctttcaacTCGAGCTGGGGGTCTTGGTATTAACTTGGCCACAGCAGATACTGTGATTATCTACGATTCAGACTGGAACCCCCACAATGATATCCAG GCCTTCAGTCGTGCACACAGAATTGGACAGAACAAGAAAGTGATGATATACCGCTTTGTGACAAGGGCCTCAGTGGAGGAGCGTATCactcaggtggccaagaagaaaatgatgctAACTCATCTGGTAGTGAGACCAGGGTTGGGCTCCAAGACAGGCTCCATGTCCAAACAGGAACTTGATGACATTCTCAAATTTGGCACTGAAGAGCTCTTCAAGGATGAGGCTACTGAGGGGG GGGATAACAAAGAAGGTGAGGACAGCAGTGTCATCCACTATGATGACAAAGCAATTGAACGTCTACTGGATCGGAACCAGGATGAAACAGAAGATACTGAACTTCAGGGCATGAATGAGTATCTCAGCTCCTTCAAGGTGGCCCAGTATGTGGTTCGTGAGGAAGAGATGGGG gaggaagaggaggttgagCGGGAGATCATTAAGCAGGAAGAATCAGTGGATCCCGATTACTGGGAAAAGCTGCTGCGTCATCATTATGAACAGCAACAGGAGGATCTTGCCAGGAATCTGGGCAAGGGCAAACGTATTCGCAAGCAAGTTAACTACAATGATGGCTCGCAAGAGGATAGAG GCTCAcgtactgtttttctttcagactgGCAGGATGACCAGTCAGATAATCAGTCAGACTATTCAGTTGCTTCTGAAGAAGGAGACGAGGACTTTGATGAGAGATCTGAAG CAGCTCGTCGGCCTAGCCGCAAAGGCCTGAGAAATGATAAGGATAAGCCTCTGCCTCCCTTACTTGCCCGTGTGGGAGGGAACATTGAG GTCTTGGGATTCAACGCCCGCCAGCGGAAAGCCTTTCTCAACGCTATCATGCGCTATGGAATGCCACCTCAGGATGCCTTCACCACTCAGTGGCTTGTTCGGGACCTCCGTGGCAAGTCAGAGAAAGAGTTCAA GGCCTATGTCTCACTGTTCATGCGCCATTTATGTGAGCCTGGAGCTGATGGTGCAGAAACCTTTGCAGATGGGGTCCCACGGGAAGGCCTTTCTCGACAACATGTCCTTACTCGCATTGGGGTCATGTCACTTATACGCAAAAAG GTGCAGGAATTTGAGCATGTGAATGGCCGTTGGAGTATGCCAGAGCTGGCAGAGATAGAGGAGAACAAGAAACTTTCACAGCCAAGCTCACCCTCTCCCAAAACTCCAACCCCTTCGACACCAGGAGATACACAGCCAAATACACCTGCCCCTATCCCTCTACCTG AGGAAGGAGTAAAAGTAGAAGAAGGAGCCACTGCTAAGGAACAAGGAGAGTCATCTGAACCAGAGAAGGAGCTCAGTGCATCTGCTACTGAAACAGATGTCCCTATGGAG tgtgcccagccTGTGGAGACACCACCACAGGAAGCAAAATCCCCAGTGAACACCAcagaaggagatgaaaaaaaagtagaggaTTCAGAGGTGAAGGAAAGACCAGATGAGCCAATGGAAGTAGAAGGCAAAG gtgATGTGGAGAAAGTGGAAGATAGAGCACCTGTTGAGAATCCCTCTGAACCTCCTGTGATCACCCTGGATGAGAAAG ATGAGAAAAAGGATGATGATAAGAGAGATGTGGTGATGCTGCAGAATGGAGAGATGCTGAAAGAGTCAGTAGATGAAAGGCACAAGAAGGCAGTAAAGCAGCGTTTCATGTTCAACATAGCAGATGGTGGCTTCACTG AACTACACTCCCTGTGGCAGAACGAAGAGCGGGCTGCAACTGTCACAAAGAAGACCTATGAGATCTGGCATCGACGTCATGACTACTGGCTCCTTGCTGGGATTATCAA TCATGGCTATGCCCGTTGGCAGGATATTCAGAATGATCCACGTTACGCCATCCTCAATGAACCCTTCAAGGGTGAGATGAACAGGGGTAATTTCctggaaataaagaataagTTCTTGGCAAGGAGATTTAAG CTCCTGGAACAAGCGCTGGTGATTGAGGAGCAGTTGCGGCGAGCTGCCTATCTGAACATGTCAGAAGACCCATCTCATCCATCTATGGCTCTGAACACACGTTTTGCAGAGGTGGAATGCCTGGCTGAGAGCCACCAGCACCTATCGAAGGAGTCAATGGCCGGGAATAAACCAGCCAACGCTGTGCTGCACAAAG TCCtgaagcagctggaggagcttTTGAGTGACATGAAGGCAGATGTGACTCGTTTGCCTGCTACCATTGCCCGTATCCCACCTGTGGCAGTGCGCCTCCAGATGTCAGAGCGCAACATCCTCAGCCGGCTGGCTAACCGCAGCAGTGAGCCCCCTCCACCGCCACCTCCCCAACAA GTGGCCCAGCAGCagtga